Proteins encoded together in one Pseudomonas sp. ADAK13 window:
- a CDS encoding DUF4381 domain-containing protein, producing MNSHVPSIEQLKEMGLPAPTSYWPQTWGWWALLGLLAIALLALGIRAWLRWRRNAYRREALARLNALDDLRELPELLKRVALSMPLAPQEHQRVPTLSGADWQAFLLRHAGTPLPEDFSRQLASLAYGLADVSGAQREQLLAQCKAWVEHHHVAA from the coding sequence ATGAACAGCCATGTGCCGAGCATCGAACAGCTCAAGGAGATGGGCTTGCCTGCCCCGACCAGCTATTGGCCGCAGACCTGGGGCTGGTGGGCGCTGCTGGGGTTGCTGGCAATTGCCTTGCTGGCGCTGGGCATCCGCGCCTGGCTGCGCTGGCGGCGCAATGCCTATCGCCGCGAAGCCTTGGCGCGCCTCAACGCGCTCGACGACCTGCGCGAATTGCCCGAACTGCTCAAGCGTGTAGCCCTGTCGATGCCCCTTGCGCCGCAGGAGCACCAGCGCGTGCCGACCTTGAGCGGCGCCGACTGGCAGGCATTCCTGCTGCGCCACGCCGGTACCCCGCTGCCGGAGGACTTCAGCCGCCAACTGGCAAGCCTTGCGTATGGCTTGGCGGATGTTTCCGGCGCCCAGCGGGAACAGCTGTTGGCCCAGTGCAAAGCCTGGGTGGAGCATCATCATGTGGCAGCTTGA
- a CDS encoding transporter: MVSRSQLSAFTAATLALMPGIGFADNARDWQNTPTDLNMVFGYYNRLDTNTPIDTSLPITGLSLNADLYLFRYARSFGIDGRNSAIQLIQPYADISASFDNAQFFSGTKHNGGMGDTQVVFAHNFFGGPALTAAEFANWTPETFLTGAFWLTMPTGDYDKDRIINIGSNRWVFKPEIGFGTPIGPTWLEINTYVSLFGDNKDYHGNSKLEQKPLYAIEGHYSYTINRALWVSLDATYNRGGESKIDGDWQDNKQENGLLGASLGFMLSPQFGGLIAYNDTVSERTGSPDVNTWTFRLQYVW, encoded by the coding sequence ATGGTTTCACGTAGTCAATTGAGTGCGTTTACCGCCGCCACGCTGGCACTGATGCCAGGGATAGGGTTTGCCGACAATGCCAGGGATTGGCAAAACACCCCGACGGACTTGAACATGGTGTTCGGCTACTACAACCGGCTGGACACCAACACGCCGATCGACACCTCGCTGCCGATTACCGGCCTGTCGTTGAATGCCGACCTCTATCTGTTCCGCTACGCCCGTTCATTTGGGATTGACGGGCGCAACAGCGCGATCCAGCTCATCCAGCCTTACGCCGATATTTCGGCGTCGTTCGACAACGCGCAGTTCTTCAGCGGCACCAAGCACAACGGCGGCATGGGCGATACCCAGGTCGTGTTTGCCCACAACTTCTTCGGTGGCCCCGCCTTGACGGCCGCCGAATTTGCCAACTGGACGCCCGAGACGTTCCTTACCGGGGCTTTCTGGTTGACGATGCCGACCGGCGACTACGACAAAGACCGCATCATCAACATCGGCTCCAACCGTTGGGTGTTCAAACCGGAAATCGGCTTTGGTACCCCTATTGGCCCGACCTGGCTGGAGATCAACACCTATGTGTCGCTGTTCGGCGACAACAAGGATTACCACGGCAACAGCAAGCTCGAACAAAAGCCGCTGTATGCCATTGAAGGCCACTACAGCTACACCATCAACCGTGCGCTTTGGGTATCCCTGGACGCCACCTACAACCGTGGCGGCGAAAGCAAGATCGACGGCGACTGGCAAGACAACAAGCAGGAAAACGGCCTGCTGGGCGCCAGCCTGGGTTTTATGCTGTCACCGCAATTTGGCGGCCTGATCGCCTATAACGACACGGTGTCCGAGCGCACCGGTTCGCCGGATGTAAACACCTGGACCTTCCGCCTGCAGTACGTCTGGTGA
- a CDS encoding vWA domain-containing protein has translation MWQLDYPWLLLLLPLPWLAYRYLPEYREARSAVRVPFFASLSRAVGQTPAASGIRTNRRQLLLNLLVWALLVLAIARPVWIEKPIERQQPVRDLMLAIDISQSMETQDFTDANGQKINRLAAVKQVVHGFIQRRKDDRIGLILFGSGAYPQAPLTLDHASLSLLLDDSGIGMAGPNTAIGDAIGLSLKLLDQAHEQEKVLILLTDGNDTSSAIPPDHAASMAAAKGVVIHTIGIGDPDASGEAKVNLSALQQIADATGGRYFRAENRNTLDQVYATLDQITPHQVNTLSHQPKRDLFWMPLAAAIGVLALYHLIAALWPHLSQRHREARDGTQPQ, from the coding sequence ATGTGGCAGCTTGATTACCCCTGGCTGTTGCTGCTGCTGCCGCTGCCGTGGCTGGCCTACCGTTACCTGCCGGAATACCGCGAAGCCCGCAGCGCCGTACGCGTGCCGTTCTTTGCCAGCCTCAGCCGGGCTGTCGGCCAGACGCCGGCAGCCAGCGGCATTCGCACCAACCGCCGGCAACTGCTGCTCAACCTGCTGGTCTGGGCGTTGCTGGTGCTGGCCATCGCCCGTCCGGTGTGGATCGAAAAACCCATCGAACGCCAACAGCCGGTCCGTGACTTGATGCTGGCCATCGACATTTCCCAGTCCATGGAAACCCAGGATTTCACCGACGCCAACGGCCAGAAGATCAACCGCCTGGCTGCCGTCAAACAAGTGGTGCACGGTTTTATCCAGCGCCGCAAGGATGACCGCATCGGCCTGATCCTGTTTGGCAGCGGCGCCTATCCCCAGGCACCGTTGACCCTCGACCATGCCAGCCTGTCGCTGCTGCTGGACGACAGCGGCATCGGCATGGCCGGGCCCAACACCGCGATTGGCGATGCGATCGGCCTGAGCCTGAAACTGCTGGACCAGGCCCATGAGCAAGAGAAAGTGCTGATCCTGCTTACCGATGGCAACGACACCAGCAGCGCGATCCCGCCGGACCATGCAGCGTCGATGGCGGCCGCCAAGGGCGTGGTGATTCATACCATCGGCATTGGCGACCCTGACGCCTCGGGTGAAGCCAAGGTCAACCTCAGCGCCCTGCAACAGATTGCCGACGCCACCGGCGGGCGGTATTTCCGCGCGGAAAACCGCAACACCCTGGACCAAGTCTACGCCACCCTCGACCAGATCACCCCGCACCAAGTGAACACCCTGAGCCACCAGCCCAAGCGTGACCTGTTCTGGATGCCCCTGGCGGCGGCCATTGGCGTACTGGCGCTGTATCACTTGATCGCCGCCTTGTGGCCGCACCTGAGTCAGCGCCATCGGGAGGCCCGCGATGGAACTCAACCTCAGTGA
- a CDS encoding AAA family ATPase, producing MTALNDLTALQASIAESVLGQDQVIRQILIGLLANGHLLLESLPGLAKTRTVKALARHLDAKMSRIQFTPDLLPSDITGAEVLHQVDGQNQIRFQPGPLFGNLILADEINRAPAKVQAALLEAMEERQITVAGASHPLPELFIVVATQNPIEQEGTYPLPEAQMDRFLMKVLLDYPSADNESQVLRLLREEEQHAATAATQGFTLAPEVIFAARKEVSAIQVSPAIDRYLIDLINATRHPADYDADLARWISLGASPRGGIGLDRAARADAWLQGQAFVTPDNVRTVAHPVLRHRLQLSYDAVADGVTADQVLDRLLDKVAIPA from the coding sequence ATGACAGCGCTCAACGATTTAACCGCCCTGCAAGCCAGCATCGCCGAAAGCGTACTGGGCCAGGACCAGGTGATCCGGCAGATCCTCATCGGCCTGCTGGCCAACGGTCATTTGCTGCTGGAAAGCCTGCCGGGGCTGGCCAAGACCCGCACGGTCAAGGCCCTGGCCCGGCACCTGGATGCGAAGATGAGCCGTATCCAGTTCACCCCCGACCTGCTGCCCTCGGACATCACCGGCGCCGAAGTGCTGCACCAGGTGGACGGCCAGAACCAGATCCGCTTCCAGCCCGGCCCCTTGTTCGGCAACCTGATCCTCGCCGATGAAATCAACCGCGCCCCGGCCAAAGTCCAGGCGGCGTTGCTCGAAGCCATGGAAGAACGCCAGATCACCGTGGCCGGTGCCAGCCACCCGCTGCCCGAGCTGTTTATCGTGGTCGCCACCCAAAACCCCATCGAACAGGAAGGCACTTATCCGCTGCCGGAAGCGCAGATGGACCGGTTCCTGATGAAAGTCCTGCTGGATTACCCCAGCGCCGACAACGAAAGCCAGGTGCTGCGCCTGCTGCGCGAAGAAGAACAGCACGCCGCCACCGCCGCGACCCAGGGCTTCACCCTGGCGCCCGAGGTGATCTTCGCCGCACGCAAGGAAGTCAGCGCGATCCAGGTGTCCCCCGCCATCGACCGCTACCTGATCGACCTGATCAACGCCACCCGCCATCCCGCCGACTACGACGCCGACCTGGCGCGCTGGATCAGCCTCGGCGCCAGCCCCCGTGGCGGCATCGGCCTGGACCGCGCCGCCCGCGCCGATGCCTGGCTGCAAGGCCAGGCCTTCGTCACCCCGGACAACGTGCGCACGGTGGCGCATCCGGTGCTGCGTCACCGCCTGCAACTGAGCTACGACGCGGTGGCCGATGGCGTCACCGCCGACCAGGTGCTGGACCGCTTGCTGGACAAAGTGGCGATACCGGCATGA
- a CDS encoding DUF58 domain-containing protein, which produces MNADGLVYVSLGQLMALQFQTRGLSFVARQPQGSILAGNHASRLRGRGLNFDELRRYQPGDDLRHLDWRASLRTGKPVVRTFTEERDRPALIVVDQRMSMFFGSVRSFKSAVAAELGALAAWMVFNAGDRVGGLVFNDERIDSVAPLRSRKRVETLCSRIVEQNATLSASNPDHEADGQLDKVLQQCLALAGHDHLICLVSDFAGAGERTLQLMRQLSAHNDVIALQVYDPLALNVPDSGHLMVTQGQLQVELAVQKRQVRQPLGDFLGGRLKDVASLLRRSQVPLLMISTALPAVDQLRDELGRRAGARR; this is translated from the coding sequence ATGAACGCCGACGGCCTGGTCTATGTGTCCCTGGGGCAGTTGATGGCCTTGCAGTTCCAGACCCGCGGCCTGAGCTTTGTCGCGCGCCAGCCCCAAGGCAGCATCCTCGCCGGCAACCATGCCTCACGGCTGCGCGGGCGCGGCCTGAACTTCGATGAGCTGCGCCGCTACCAACCCGGCGATGACCTGCGCCACCTGGACTGGCGTGCCTCGCTGCGCACCGGCAAACCGGTGGTCCGCACCTTTACCGAAGAGCGCGACCGCCCGGCGCTGATCGTGGTCGACCAGCGCATGTCGATGTTTTTTGGCTCGGTGCGCAGCTTCAAATCCGCCGTCGCCGCAGAGTTGGGCGCATTGGCGGCGTGGATGGTGTTCAACGCCGGCGACCGGGTCGGCGGCCTGGTATTCAACGATGAACGCATCGACAGCGTGGCGCCGTTGCGCAGCCGCAAACGTGTGGAAACGCTGTGCAGCCGAATCGTCGAACAGAACGCCACCCTGAGCGCCTCCAACCCGGACCACGAAGCCGACGGCCAACTCGACAAGGTGCTGCAACAGTGCCTGGCGCTGGCCGGGCATGACCATTTGATCTGCCTCGTCAGTGACTTCGCCGGGGCCGGTGAGCGCACCCTGCAATTGATGCGGCAGCTGTCGGCCCACAACGACGTGATCGCCCTGCAGGTCTACGACCCGCTGGCGCTCAACGTGCCGGACAGCGGGCACCTGATGGTTACCCAGGGCCAGTTGCAGGTCGAACTGGCGGTACAGAAACGCCAGGTGCGCCAGCCGTTGGGCGACTTTCTCGGTGGCCGCCTCAAAGACGTCGCCAGCCTGCTGCGCCGCAGCCAGGTGCCGTTGTTGATGATCAGCACCGCGCTGCCCGCCGTTGACCAACTGCGCGATGAACTGGGCCGGCGCGCGGGAGCGCGGCGATGA
- a CDS encoding DUF1254 domain-containing protein, giving the protein MHALIRSAGFCLLTLAAGVQAQPLDTRIGPITMEGELPAHSEIAKLYGELDFQQATQSFLWALPLVSYAQWQDEFSTKLGARSGDLMVLTTYEDKLGVITANATTPYILGFVDLNETGPLVIELPPGPTAGGVGDFWQRAIIDMGQTGPDQGKGGKYLVLPPGQEPPADAGKYYLAKSETMNVLVGFRVLDPDPAKGKALVEQFKMYPYAQRANPAKTRLLSPGGKPWSGTQPRGMAYWERLHGIIQKEPVNERDRFYMAMLSSLGIEKDKPFNPNDRQRQALEQGAQMGELIAKANAFAKRFPQAQYWKDRQWDTVLNITEPSQRVAYYDQLWERSAWFYEAVTNTKGMVSKTPGLGQTYLGAYTDNKGQWLDGGQSYTLHVPANPPAKQFWSLTVYDIASRCLIDNPQRKADLSSRQDLKKNADGSVDLYFGPHAPKDFESNWVQTLPGKHWFSYFRLYAPTEAYFDKSWKLDDIRLIQ; this is encoded by the coding sequence ATGCACGCTCTGATTCGTAGTGCCGGTTTCTGCCTGTTAACCCTGGCCGCCGGTGTACAGGCACAGCCCCTGGATACACGCATCGGCCCGATCACCATGGAGGGCGAGCTGCCGGCCCACAGCGAAATTGCCAAGCTGTATGGCGAGCTGGATTTCCAGCAGGCCACCCAGAGTTTTCTCTGGGCCTTGCCGCTGGTGTCCTACGCCCAATGGCAGGACGAATTCAGCACCAAGCTCGGCGCGCGCAGCGGCGACCTGATGGTGCTGACCACCTACGAAGACAAGCTGGGGGTGATCACTGCCAACGCCACCACGCCTTACATTCTCGGCTTCGTCGACCTCAACGAGACCGGCCCGCTGGTGATCGAGCTACCGCCGGGGCCAACAGCCGGCGGTGTCGGCGACTTCTGGCAACGGGCAATCATCGACATGGGCCAGACCGGCCCCGACCAAGGCAAAGGCGGCAAGTACCTGGTACTGCCGCCGGGCCAGGAACCCCCCGCCGATGCCGGCAAGTATTATTTGGCCAAGTCAGAAACCATGAACGTGCTGGTGGGCTTTCGCGTGCTCGACCCCGACCCGGCCAAGGGCAAGGCATTGGTCGAACAATTCAAGATGTACCCCTACGCCCAACGCGCCAACCCGGCCAAGACCCGCTTGCTGTCCCCTGGCGGCAAACCCTGGTCCGGCACCCAGCCACGGGGCATGGCCTATTGGGAGCGCCTGCACGGGATTATCCAGAAAGAACCGGTCAACGAGCGTGACCGCTTCTATATGGCAATGCTCTCCAGCCTGGGTATCGAAAAGGACAAACCGTTCAACCCCAACGATCGACAGCGCCAGGCCCTGGAGCAAGGTGCACAGATGGGCGAGCTGATCGCCAAGGCCAACGCCTTCGCCAAGCGTTTCCCCCAGGCCCAGTACTGGAAAGACCGGCAATGGGACACGGTGCTGAACATTACCGAACCGTCCCAGCGCGTGGCCTACTACGATCAGCTCTGGGAACGCAGCGCCTGGTTCTATGAGGCCGTGACCAACACCAAGGGCATGGTCTCCAAGACCCCGGGCCTGGGCCAGACGTACCTGGGCGCCTATACCGACAACAAGGGCCAATGGCTCGACGGTGGCCAGTCTTACACCCTGCACGTGCCCGCCAACCCGCCGGCCAAGCAGTTCTGGTCATTGACCGTGTATGACATCGCCAGCCGCTGCCTGATCGACAACCCGCAGCGTAAAGCGGACCTGTCGTCACGCCAGGACCTGAAGAAAAATGCGGACGGATCGGTAGATCTTTACTTTGGCCCTCACGCGCCAAAAGACTTCGAGAGCAACTGGGTGCAAACTCTGCCCGGCAAACACTGGTTCAGCTATTTCCGACTGTACGCCCCCACCGAGGCCTACTTCGATAAAAGCTGGAAACTCGACGACATCAGACTGATTCAGTAA
- a CDS encoding DUF1254 domain-containing protein: MIRTPTRLLLASLSILMSTGAWADFTATPSEARAIAKEAYLYGFPVVEMYKTLYTQAVDKTGPNYKAPFNHIGNTAQLFTPKDTAFVTPNSDTPYSFVWLDLRAEPVVLTLPKIEDNRYYSVQLIDLYTQNFGYLGTRSTGNNGGHYMIAGPNWKGQQPPNVDRVVYSESNIAYALYRTQLFDDKDLGKVKQIQSGYKVQTLSNYVNQPKPVKPPKIAWPKPTPTMSDSIHLFRYLNFMLGYAAPQDSEKDVLARFAKIGVEAGKPFDLKALTVEQRKALEDGIADGKAEFAAFKKDKIDTHQVASGDFFGSRDHLNNNYLYRYVGANLGIFGNSTDEAAYLSYFVDSEGKPANGARHSYTVHFAKDQLPPAEAFWSLTMYDAKTKLLVPNLKKRYLLNSRMLPNFKFDADGGLTLLVAHHEPPKAEQSNWLPAPPGPFYAVLRIYLPKPEVGSGQWKLPPLTPIK; encoded by the coding sequence ATGATTCGAACTCCGACGCGCCTGCTGTTGGCGAGCCTCTCGATTCTCATGAGCACCGGCGCCTGGGCCGACTTCACCGCGACGCCGAGTGAAGCCCGGGCCATCGCCAAGGAAGCCTACCTCTATGGCTTCCCGGTGGTGGAGATGTACAAGACCCTCTACACCCAGGCCGTCGACAAGACCGGGCCAAACTACAAGGCACCGTTCAACCATATCGGCAACACCGCGCAGCTGTTCACACCCAAAGACACTGCGTTCGTCACGCCGAACTCCGACACGCCCTACTCTTTCGTCTGGCTGGACCTGCGCGCCGAACCGGTGGTGCTGACCCTGCCGAAGATCGAAGACAACCGCTACTACTCGGTGCAGTTGATCGACCTCTACACCCAGAACTTCGGCTACCTGGGCACCCGCAGCACCGGCAACAACGGCGGGCACTACATGATCGCCGGCCCCAACTGGAAAGGTCAGCAGCCCCCCAATGTCGACCGCGTGGTGTACAGCGAAAGCAACATCGCCTACGCGCTGTACCGCACACAGTTGTTCGATGACAAGGACCTGGGCAAGGTCAAGCAGATTCAAAGCGGCTACAAGGTCCAGACCCTCAGCAACTACGTGAACCAACCCAAACCCGTCAAGCCGCCGAAGATTGCCTGGCCCAAGCCAACCCCGACCATGAGCGACAGCATCCACCTGTTCCGCTACCTGAACTTCATGCTGGGTTACGCAGCCCCTCAGGACAGTGAGAAAGACGTGCTCGCGCGGTTTGCCAAAATCGGCGTCGAGGCGGGCAAGCCGTTTGACCTCAAGGCCCTGACAGTTGAGCAACGCAAGGCGCTGGAAGACGGGATTGCCGACGGCAAGGCCGAATTTGCCGCGTTCAAGAAAGACAAGATCGACACTCACCAGGTTGCCAGCGGTGACTTTTTCGGTTCGCGGGACCACCTCAACAACAATTATCTGTATCGCTACGTGGGCGCCAACCTCGGGATCTTCGGCAACTCGACAGATGAAGCCGCCTACTTGAGCTACTTCGTCGACAGCGAGGGCAAACCGGCCAACGGTGCACGTCACAGCTACACCGTGCATTTTGCCAAGGACCAACTGCCACCGGCCGAGGCGTTCTGGTCGCTGACCATGTACGACGCCAAGACCAAGCTGCTGGTGCCCAACCTGAAGAAGCGCTACCTGCTCAACTCGCGGATGTTGCCCAACTTCAAGTTTGACGCCGACGGCGGCCTGACCTTGCTGGTGGCGCACCACGAGCCACCGAAAGCCGAACAAAGCAACTGGCTGCCGGCACCACCCGGCCCGTTCTACGCCGTATTGCGCATTTACCTGCCCAAGCCTGAGGTAGGTAGCGGCCAATGGAAGCTGCCACCGCTCACACCGATCAAATAG
- a CDS encoding BatD family protein, which yields MNRLCWLLLLVAGPLWAVEPQLRVQAQLVPGNNVVVGEQVQLQVDVLTDSWFTAAASLPPLHLNGARVQAPDGESEHLNQVIEGKTFYGMRYRYRITPAVAQTFTIPALTVQAQPGQASAPLSAQTAPLSFQATQPPGFDPGESVLVAEGLRLTQTVSTPPLKVGDTLTRTLTLQADNTPGLSLPPPDQAQVKGLRRYPQSPVISNLDDGRGNISGGQRIDRLVYRVEQAGKYTLPAISVKWWDSRNHRLQITRVPEVTLEATAASAYTPAFSIAEDLKQLGQHSRWQLSRHGLAWGSALVVLVLAAYLVHGIWPRIPPLWRRGCEALRWLFRRLRLLPLNPRREKDFP from the coding sequence ATGAACCGTCTCTGCTGGCTGTTGCTGCTGGTCGCGGGCCCGTTATGGGCGGTCGAGCCGCAACTGAGGGTGCAGGCGCAATTGGTGCCGGGCAACAACGTGGTGGTGGGCGAGCAGGTGCAACTGCAGGTCGATGTGTTGACCGACAGTTGGTTCACCGCCGCCGCCAGCCTGCCGCCGCTGCACCTGAACGGTGCGCGGGTGCAGGCGCCGGACGGTGAGTCCGAGCACCTGAACCAGGTGATCGAGGGCAAGACCTTCTACGGCATGCGCTACCGCTACCGCATCACACCGGCCGTGGCCCAGACCTTTACCATTCCGGCGCTGACGGTGCAGGCCCAGCCCGGTCAAGCCAGTGCGCCCTTGAGTGCGCAGACTGCACCGCTGTCGTTCCAGGCCACCCAGCCGCCGGGGTTCGATCCCGGAGAAAGCGTGTTGGTGGCCGAGGGTTTGCGCCTGACCCAGACGGTCAGCACCCCACCGCTCAAGGTCGGCGACACCCTCACCCGCACGCTCACCCTGCAAGCCGACAACACCCCCGGCCTGTCCCTGCCGCCGCCTGACCAAGCGCAGGTAAAAGGCCTGCGCCGCTACCCGCAGTCGCCGGTCATCAGCAACCTGGATGATGGGCGCGGCAACATCAGCGGCGGCCAGCGCATCGACCGGCTGGTGTACCGCGTCGAGCAAGCCGGCAAATACACACTGCCCGCCATCAGCGTGAAATGGTGGGACAGCCGCAACCATCGCCTGCAAATCACCCGAGTGCCTGAGGTCACCCTCGAGGCAACAGCGGCGAGCGCCTACACTCCGGCATTTTCCATCGCCGAAGACCTCAAGCAGCTCGGCCAACACAGCCGCTGGCAGTTGTCGCGCCACGGGTTGGCCTGGGGCTCTGCGTTGGTGGTGCTGGTGCTGGCGGCGTACCTCGTACATGGCATCTGGCCACGTATTCCGCCGCTGTGGCGACGTGGCTGCGAGGCATTGCGCTGGCTGTTTCGTCGACTACGCTTGCTACCACTGAACCCCCGTCGCGAAAAGGATTTCCCATGA
- a CDS encoding vWA domain-containing protein, whose amino-acid sequence MELNLSDFHFLRPAWLLLGLFGLLLPLLWRRSKDLQRRLRGNIAPHLLPHLLLTPTDPHRLRPVHLVSALLVLGALASAGPTWEQDRPDFLENRAPLIIALDLSPSMDTADVPPTRLQAAKHKLQDLVQRRQGARTALMVYAGSAHLVLPPTDDPALLDSFIQALATDLISKPGRDVAGVIDQAKLLLAAEKAPGSLLLITDGADLAQLPQLKQHLADSPLQVLVLAVGVNFDAGALKQLAAATDAPLGSLTLNDDDLDWVELHAQQHFQNADEQQRNLQWKDAGYWLCWPLLLLALFSVRRGWSLNWMAVLVLGVCLQPAPAEANALTDAFFTRDQQGRWAFEHHHYPAAAALFVDPYWKGIAAYNAADYDLALTTFSQLDTPQAAFYRGNIHVRRFKFDDAIAAYQQALQQQPQFPEASANLALALALKKDTENASDNAPEVKPDAVKFDKAAGKGKSKTIQTEQASNDALWLQNLTTSPANFLRRKFSLQDQGAQP is encoded by the coding sequence ATGGAACTCAACCTCAGTGACTTCCACTTCCTGCGCCCGGCCTGGCTGCTGCTGGGGTTGTTCGGCTTGTTGCTGCCGCTGCTGTGGCGTCGCAGCAAGGACCTGCAACGTCGGCTGCGGGGCAATATCGCGCCTCATCTGTTGCCGCATTTGCTGCTCACGCCGACGGACCCTCATCGCCTGCGGCCGGTGCACCTGGTCAGCGCCTTGCTGGTCCTCGGCGCACTGGCCAGTGCGGGCCCTACCTGGGAACAGGACCGCCCCGATTTCCTGGAAAACCGCGCGCCGCTGATCATCGCCCTCGACCTGTCGCCGTCCATGGACACCGCCGACGTGCCGCCTACCCGGCTACAGGCCGCCAAGCACAAGCTGCAAGACCTGGTACAGCGCCGTCAGGGTGCGCGCACTGCGTTGATGGTGTACGCCGGCAGCGCACACCTGGTATTGCCGCCAACTGACGACCCGGCGCTGCTGGACAGCTTTATCCAGGCCCTGGCCACCGACCTGATCAGCAAACCCGGGCGGGATGTGGCCGGGGTGATCGACCAGGCCAAGCTTTTGCTGGCGGCCGAAAAGGCCCCAGGCAGCCTGTTGCTGATCACCGATGGCGCCGACCTCGCGCAGCTGCCGCAGCTCAAGCAACACCTCGCAGACAGCCCGTTGCAGGTGCTGGTACTGGCGGTCGGGGTGAATTTCGACGCCGGCGCGTTGAAGCAACTGGCGGCCGCCACCGACGCACCACTGGGCAGCCTGACCCTCAACGATGACGATCTGGACTGGGTTGAGCTGCACGCCCAACAGCATTTCCAGAACGCCGACGAACAACAGCGCAACCTGCAATGGAAGGACGCCGGCTATTGGCTGTGCTGGCCGCTGCTGCTGTTGGCGTTGTTCAGTGTGCGCCGGGGCTGGAGCCTGAACTGGATGGCGGTGCTGGTGCTGGGGGTGTGCCTGCAACCGGCACCCGCCGAGGCCAATGCCCTGACCGACGCCTTCTTCACCCGCGACCAACAGGGCCGCTGGGCCTTCGAGCACCATCACTACCCCGCCGCTGCCGCACTGTTTGTCGACCCGTACTGGAAAGGCATTGCCGCCTACAACGCCGCCGACTACGACCTGGCCCTGACCACCTTTTCCCAGCTCGACACCCCGCAGGCCGCGTTCTACCGGGGCAATATCCATGTGCGCCGCTTCAAGTTCGACGATGCCATCGCCGCCTATCAACAAGCCCTCCAGCAACAACCGCAGTTCCCCGAAGCCAGCGCCAACCTGGCCCTGGCATTGGCGCTGAAAAAGGACACCGAAAACGCCTCGGACAACGCCCCCGAGGTCAAACCCGATGCGGTCAAGTTCGACAAGGCCGCCGGCAAGGGCAAGAGCAAGACGATCCAGACCGAACAGGCGAGCAACGATGCGTTGTGGTTGCAGAACCTGACCACTTCCCCGGCGAACTTCCTGCGGCGCAAGTTCAGCCTGCAAGACCAGGGAGCCCAGCCATGA
- a CDS encoding DUF2092 domain-containing protein — MRSFQCTRVLLIGLIFSAHTAAWADELEPKALTALEQMGGYLRSLQQFRIDAHSHTDQVLDNGQTIEFSHQTRLVAMQPDKLQVSVESDGERRSLFYNGKSFTLYDSRSGYFANQLAPANIGGLLDQLSERYGIELPLADLFRWNPGTAREVGISNAVLIGSETIDGQTCTHYAYRQPDIDWQLWIRQGPQPLPCRLVISRRDTAEHPRHSVNYLWQLNSPPASRDFEFSPPAGARAVPLQQLEPQGEQP; from the coding sequence ATGCGCAGTTTTCAGTGCACACGCGTGTTGTTGATCGGCCTGATATTCAGTGCCCATACCGCGGCCTGGGCCGACGAACTTGAACCCAAGGCCCTGACCGCCCTGGAGCAGATGGGCGGCTACCTGCGCAGCCTGCAACAGTTTCGCATCGACGCCCACAGCCACACCGACCAGGTGCTGGATAACGGCCAGACCATCGAATTCAGCCACCAGACCCGCCTCGTGGCGATGCAACCGGACAAGCTGCAAGTCTCGGTGGAAAGCGACGGTGAACGGCGCAGCCTGTTCTACAACGGTAAAAGCTTCACCCTGTACGACAGCCGCAGTGGCTACTTCGCCAACCAGTTAGCCCCGGCGAACATCGGCGGGCTGCTGGATCAATTGAGCGAGCGCTATGGCATCGAGTTGCCCCTGGCCGACCTGTTCCGCTGGAACCCCGGCACCGCCAGGGAGGTGGGCATCAGCAACGCCGTGCTGATCGGCAGCGAAACCATCGACGGCCAGACCTGCACCCACTACGCCTACCGCCAGCCGGACATCGACTGGCAACTGTGGATTCGCCAGGGCCCGCAGCCGTTGCCATGCCGGCTGGTCATCAGCCGCCGCGACACCGCCGAACACCCTCGGCACAGCGTCAACTACCTGTGGCAACTCAACAGCCCGCCCGCCTCCAGGGACTTTGAGTTCAGCCCACCGGCCGGCGCCCGCGCGGTCCCCCTGCAACAGCTGGAGCCTCAGGGAGAACAGCCATGA